One part of the Nitrosophilus kaiyonis genome encodes these proteins:
- a CDS encoding DUF3310 domain-containing protein, whose product MKQKQIGGNHYIKHKIQVWDIVDEYNLDFYEGNILKYLLRYKDKNGVEDLKKMQHYLEKLIERESKK is encoded by the coding sequence ATGAAACAAAAACAGATCGGAGGCAATCACTACATCAAACACAAAATCCAGGTGTGGGACATAGTAGATGAATACAACCTCGACTTCTATGAGGGCAACATCCTCAAGTATCTACTCAGATACAAAGACAAAAATGGAGTCGAGGATCTCAAAAAGATGCAGCACTATTTGGAGAAACTGATAGAAAGGGAGAGTAAAAAATAA
- a CDS encoding RecT family recombinase: MGAVTTITQDKLNEYLKLSGMANLPSKVKATFLELAGLHGLNPFKNEIYLLPFETYNPNTRQKETQYTIITGYQTFIKKANQTGKLTGWKAEILKDGQNIIGAKVTIWRKDWEHPFVWEVDFEEFARKKKDGSLMGNWATMPGFMIRKVAIAQAFRLCFEGEVDMHGLYEEAEVDKMKDEAIDAEIEEKQDIKKEFANYLLNNSIPKQALKQFSEYAKEAGFDLTDDKVKQKLLDDKESLNRLIENFLDSVLEAEETA, from the coding sequence ATGGGAGCAGTAACAACAATAACACAAGACAAACTTAATGAATATCTAAAGCTTAGCGGTATGGCTAATCTGCCATCAAAAGTAAAAGCAACTTTTCTTGAATTAGCAGGTTTACATGGATTAAATCCTTTTAAAAATGAGATTTATCTTTTGCCTTTTGAAACATACAACCCTAATACCAGGCAAAAAGAAACACAATATACAATCATTACTGGATATCAAACTTTTATCAAGAAAGCAAATCAAACTGGAAAGTTAACAGGATGGAAAGCTGAGATATTAAAAGATGGGCAAAATATAATAGGTGCAAAAGTAACTATCTGGCGCAAAGACTGGGAACATCCATTTGTATGGGAAGTTGATTTTGAGGAATTTGCAAGAAAGAAAAAAGACGGATCTCTTATGGGAAACTGGGCAACTATGCCTGGTTTTATGATTAGAAAAGTAGCTATTGCGCAGGCTTTTAGGCTCTGTTTTGAAGGTGAAGTAGATATGCACGGTCTTTATGAAGAGGCTGAAGTTGATAAGATGAAAGATGAGGCAATTGATGCTGAAATAGAAGAAAAACAAGATATTAAAAAAGAGTTCGCTAATTATCTTCTAAACAACTCTATACCAAAACAGGCATTGAAGCAATTTAGCGAATATGCAAAAGAAGCAGGTTTTGATTTGACAGATGACAAAGTAAAACAAAAACTTTTAGATGACAAAGAGAGTTTAAATAGACTTATTGAAAACTTTCTTGACAGTGTCTTAGAAGCTGAGGAGACAGCATGA
- a CDS encoding phage regulatory CII family protein, translating into MIDDIFGYEELPNLKIYKAAQAVIKDFMDREYKKIEWVAEKLGTTKGYLYAQLEPNRTDKPLSVDRIMAITELTGDTRIIEAMAKEFGYTLCKPETESQKSDDPVIAVTLKAFGLEEVQGILAKTIKESIADGVLDEEEKSKINETAHLLRKLAAELQESLK; encoded by the coding sequence ATGATTGACGATATTTTTGGATACGAAGAGCTGCCGAACCTAAAAATTTATAAAGCAGCTCAAGCAGTAATAAAAGACTTTATGGATAGAGAATATAAAAAAATCGAGTGGGTAGCTGAAAAACTTGGAACTACCAAAGGCTATCTATATGCTCAGCTTGAGCCAAACAGAACAGATAAACCTTTATCTGTTGATAGGATTATGGCTATTACTGAACTCACAGGTGATACTCGCATTATAGAAGCTATGGCAAAAGAATTTGGCTACACGCTTTGCAAGCCAGAAACCGAATCTCAAAAATCAGACGATCCAGTTATTGCAGTTACGCTTAAAGCATTTGGGCTCGAAGAGGTGCAAGGCATTTTGGCCAAAACAATAAAAGAATCCATTGCTGATGGAGTGCTTGATGAAGAAGAAAAAAGCAAAATCAATGAAACAGCCCATTTATTAAGAAAGCTTGCAGCAGAACTACAGGAGAGTTTGAAGTGA
- a CDS encoding sce7726 family protein: MGKIKEKELKEAFIAWIDKKIQNKSIATEVGTVYKNRMRIVDVLVTNGHTYAFELKSEADNLKRLEDQISHFSNFYDYIYVVYWRDKFTIDFLNEKIGLIEAFKKGNRIEFKIIKKARINRNLDLSELLSRLWSKELRLFFKRAGIVSNNEKILQKLDRKEIEKILLKTCTKTQIVKTFRFFMKQRYLSCYKKYIETGDISVFTKFKIEYEYTDKLSPSNLP; this comes from the coding sequence ATGGGGAAGATAAAGGAAAAAGAACTAAAAGAAGCTTTCATTGCTTGGATAGACAAAAAAATTCAAAATAAAAGCATTGCTACAGAAGTAGGAACTGTTTATAAAAATCGCATGAGAATCGTTGACGTATTAGTAACAAATGGTCATACATATGCATTTGAGTTAAAAAGTGAAGCAGATAATTTGAAAAGATTAGAGGATCAAATATCACATTTTTCAAACTTTTATGATTATATATATGTAGTTTATTGGAGAGATAAATTTACAATTGATTTTTTGAATGAAAAAATAGGCTTAATAGAAGCTTTTAAAAAGGGAAATAGAATCGAGTTCAAGATTATAAAAAAAGCTAGAATCAATAGAAATTTAGATTTATCCGAATTATTGTCAAGATTATGGTCGAAAGAATTAAGACTTTTTTTCAAACGAGCAGGCATCGTATCTAATAATGAGAAAATATTACAGAAACTTGACAGAAAAGAAATAGAGAAAATTTTACTTAAAACATGCACCAAAACACAAATTGTTAAAACATTTCGTTTTTTTATGAAACAACGATATTTAAGCTGCTATAAAAAATACATAGAAACTGGCGATATTTCAGTATTTACAAAATTCAAAATCGAATATGAGTACACTGATAAGCTTAGTCCAAGTAATCTGCCATAG
- the ssb gene encoding single-stranded DNA-binding protein gives MSFNKIILLGNITRDIELRYTPTGTAIAKTAIATNRKYKTQAGEQKEEVCFVDLTFFGRSAEIANQYLGKGKQVLIEGRLVQEHWVDNSGQKRSKHSVHVETMQMLGNKQEAQKQTTQPTQPAQQPKQNIPEMDIDDDSIPF, from the coding sequence ATGAGTTTCAATAAAATAATACTTCTGGGCAATATCACAAGAGACATAGAACTGCGCTACACACCAACAGGCACTGCGATAGCAAAAACAGCTATCGCTACCAATCGAAAGTACAAGACTCAAGCAGGCGAGCAAAAAGAGGAAGTTTGCTTTGTGGACCTCACTTTTTTTGGAAGATCTGCCGAAATTGCCAATCAATACCTTGGTAAAGGTAAGCAAGTATTGATTGAAGGAAGATTGGTGCAGGAGCATTGGGTAGATAACAGCGGACAAAAACGAAGTAAACACTCTGTACATGTTGAAACAATGCAGATGTTGGGAAACAAACAGGAAGCGCAAAAGCAGACAACTCAGCCAACGCAACCTGCTCAACAGCCAAAACAAAATATTCCAGAGATGGATATAGATGATGATTCAATTCCGTTCTGA
- a CDS encoding tyrosine-type recombinase/integrase has product MASVFTRNGVLYIQYMFNGRKIQRSTKLKDTKENRKYIEKEVIPALERKLALGITDDKRLIKYANLYLKEKEHLKTYPQLERIVDVILNYFGANTEIDKIKTSQIRMWLKSFNRKRSTIQNYKTALKGIFDMAIEDEIIDRNPVTAIQIKTNEQKPEITPFSPEEVRALLKNSQGWFRNFLGIAFYTGMRTGEIMGLQINDIQDDYIIVRRSIRNGIISTTKTNKERVVPILEPARIFIMEQLKIAKEKRTLFLFTDENNKHFHSAWQFKAKWKNLLRACKIADSKRMYNTRHTFIVSMLKSNSVSVMELAQIVGHVGPEMIYKNYARYIKGEQLKINRNLDPFADNFADSSNLKRKFNA; this is encoded by the coding sequence ATGGCTTCCGTTTTCACACGAAACGGCGTTCTTTACATTCAATATATGTTTAATGGGCGGAAAATTCAAAGAAGCACGAAGCTAAAAGATACAAAAGAGAACAGAAAGTATATAGAAAAAGAGGTTATCCCAGCTCTTGAGCGCAAACTTGCTCTTGGCATAACAGATGATAAAAGATTGATTAAGTATGCAAATCTGTATCTCAAAGAAAAGGAGCATCTTAAAACATATCCACAGCTTGAAAGAATAGTGGATGTGATATTGAATTATTTTGGAGCAAATACTGAGATAGATAAAATCAAAACGTCCCAAATAAGAATGTGGTTAAAATCTTTTAACAGAAAAAGATCCACTATCCAAAACTATAAAACTGCTCTCAAGGGTATTTTTGATATGGCTATTGAAGATGAAATAATTGATAGAAATCCAGTAACTGCCATACAAATTAAAACAAATGAACAAAAGCCAGAAATAACTCCATTCTCACCTGAAGAAGTAAGAGCCTTGCTTAAAAATTCTCAAGGCTGGTTTAGGAATTTTTTAGGGATAGCCTTTTATACTGGTATGCGTACAGGTGAGATAATGGGATTGCAAATCAATGATATACAGGATGATTATATCATAGTTAGGCGCTCAATACGAAATGGGATAATTTCTACTACAAAAACAAATAAAGAAAGAGTGGTTCCTATACTTGAGCCTGCAAGAATATTTATTATGGAGCAGTTAAAAATAGCTAAAGAAAAAAGGACTCTTTTTCTTTTTACTGATGAGAATAACAAACATTTTCATTCAGCTTGGCAGTTTAAAGCAAAATGGAAAAATTTGCTTCGTGCTTGCAAAATTGCTGACAGTAAAAGGATGTATAATACAAGGCATACTTTTATAGTTTCAATGCTTAAATCAAATAGTGTCTCAGTTATGGAATTAGCGCAGATTGTGGGACATGTAGGACCAGAAATGATATATAAAAATTACGCAAGATATATCAAAGGCGAACAGCTCAAAATCAATAGAAATTTAGACCCATTTGCTGACAATTTTGCTGACAGTTCAAACCTTAAACGAAAATTCAATGCTTAA
- a CDS encoding helix-turn-helix domain-containing protein: protein MSYAKNRMKIELNDIYLTIEEAADYIRVHPDSIYKLINDGTFVLNKHYYRPKGLKIIRIKKSALDEFMMNAESEAEKLAEDLLKNVC from the coding sequence ATGTCCTACGCAAAAAATAGAATGAAAATAGAATTAAACGATATCTATTTAACAATAGAGGAAGCAGCAGACTATATAAGAGTGCATCCAGACAGCATATATAAACTTATTAATGACGGTACTTTTGTCCTAAACAAACACTATTATCGCCCAAAAGGTCTAAAGATTATCCGCATCAAAAAAAGCGCTCTTGATGAATTTATGATGAACGCCGAAAGCGAAGCCGAAAAACTTGCTGAGGATCTTTTAAAGAATGTGTGCTAA
- a CDS encoding S24 family peptidase, which translates to MNWFAKNLRYYMDKKKITGEQLAKKLGVATPTVIHWANGRRFPRDEEMIRKIAEVLGVTEQDLFNPSKKLQILKEALKNPTKETLDLLKSQYPAIAETIEVPILNHEVSAGHGIEPFETEVVDKLIIDKDKLLPQYPPERLEGLQVRGNSMEPYVRDGDFVIIYRYKFDEPIEKIDNIYVINYDNQLMVKQIQFVGGSKIRIVSINPTYPPIELDMENNQVFFAIVGRVVLRILKG; encoded by the coding sequence ATGAATTGGTTTGCCAAAAATCTTAGATATTATATGGATAAAAAGAAAATAACTGGCGAGCAATTGGCAAAAAAATTAGGTGTGGCAACTCCTACTGTGATTCATTGGGCAAATGGTAGAAGATTTCCAAGAGATGAGGAAATGATAAGAAAAATAGCTGAAGTATTAGGTGTAACAGAACAAGATTTATTTAATCCATCAAAAAAATTACAAATCCTAAAAGAGGCATTAAAGAACCCAACAAAAGAAACTCTTGATCTTCTCAAATCCCAATACCCAGCTATAGCTGAAACAATAGAAGTTCCAATTCTTAATCATGAGGTATCTGCAGGACATGGTATTGAACCTTTTGAAACAGAAGTTGTGGATAAGTTAATAATCGACAAAGATAAGCTTTTGCCGCAATATCCGCCTGAAAGACTTGAAGGCCTTCAAGTCAGAGGCAATTCCATGGAGCCTTATGTAAGAGATGGAGATTTTGTGATTATATATAGATATAAATTTGACGAGCCTATTGAAAAGATTGATAATATCTATGTAATTAACTATGACAATCAATTAATGGTTAAGCAGATCCAATTTGTAGGTGGCTCAAAAATTAGAATAGTATCTATTAACCCAACCTATCCGCCTATTGAATTAGATATGGAAAATAACCAGGTATTTTTTGCAATAGTTGGAAGAGTTGTTTTGAGGATATTGAAGGGATAG
- a CDS encoding beta family protein — protein sequence MYYPILKNKTNEMLALENVKSHNFIPIIELVSANRMKYDEAKKIFEKIKHENTIMIDIPNYMNNKVIDKYDLIDPRNRIDFFVNFKKEYNNNMIPILSFYYTDNMKKSIKDNITVLNGLLNEFDEIGIRILTDKTFKKDDIEILENIDIFMNGILKKIYIILEFSQSTVNELKYFFDNFEIDKFKKVIVTGEIHTADSFLENDELQCTLFKNKLLDLVHLLKEKYSSKQIEYGDYTVVDKINQFEDEVREGPVFYVPFLRWTTKHGDICKYTAQTVGNMEQYKDLCKLIIKHPDFDQNHCSTCKDIYTLANGGDINYKAGGTWKHRMITHHITTMADYLD from the coding sequence ATGTATTACCCGATATTGAAAAATAAAACTAATGAAATGCTTGCCCTTGAAAATGTAAAGTCTCATAATTTCATTCCAATTATAGAGCTTGTAAGCGCAAATCGGATGAAGTATGATGAAGCCAAAAAGATTTTTGAAAAAATAAAACATGAAAATACTATTATGATTGATATACCAAATTATATGAATAACAAAGTTATAGATAAATATGATTTGATTGATCCAAGAAACAGAATAGATTTTTTTGTAAACTTCAAGAAAGAATATAACAATAATATGATTCCAATACTTAGTTTTTACTACACAGATAATATGAAAAAGAGTATAAAAGATAATATTACTGTTCTTAACGGACTGTTAAATGAATTTGATGAAATTGGAATTAGAATCCTTACTGATAAAACATTCAAAAAGGATGATATTGAAATTCTAGAGAACATAGATATATTTATGAATGGTATTTTGAAAAAAATTTACATAATATTAGAGTTTTCCCAAAGCACGGTCAATGAATTGAAATATTTCTTTGATAATTTTGAGATTGATAAATTTAAAAAGGTTATAGTAACTGGAGAGATTCATACCGCAGATTCTTTTTTGGAGAACGATGAACTCCAATGTACTTTGTTTAAAAACAAATTATTAGATTTAGTTCATTTATTGAAAGAAAAATATAGTTCTAAGCAAATAGAATATGGGGATTACACAGTAGTAGATAAAATCAACCAATTTGAAGATGAAGTGAGAGAAGGACCTGTATTTTATGTTCCTTTTTTAAGATGGACTACAAAACATGGAGATATATGTAAATATACAGCTCAAACTGTTGGAAATATGGAACAATATAAAGATCTTTGTAAGCTAATTATAAAACATCCAGATTTTGACCAGAACCATTGTAGTACTTGTAAAGATATATATACATTAGCTAATGGAGGAGATATAAATTATAAAGCAGGTGGAACATGGAAACATAGAATGATAACGCACCATATAACAACTATGGCAGATTACTTGGACTAA
- a CDS encoding VRR-NUC domain-containing protein, producing the protein MNKILGRIKKSYKSSEHDEQSKVVEFCRWNKIPIFAIPNGAWIPIKNHAMRSKYINKLKREGMSPGVPDLCIPVPNGQYHGLFIEMKVKGGFLRDEQKRWIKELNKQGYKAVVCYSGDEAIKAIREYTDG; encoded by the coding sequence ATGAATAAGATACTTGGTAGGATCAAGAAGAGTTACAAATCAAGTGAACATGATGAGCAATCAAAAGTTGTTGAGTTTTGTAGATGGAACAAAATTCCAATCTTTGCTATTCCAAATGGAGCATGGATACCAATTAAAAACCATGCTATGCGTTCAAAGTATATTAACAAGCTCAAGCGAGAAGGAATGAGTCCAGGTGTACCAGATTTGTGTATTCCTGTTCCAAATGGACAGTATCACGGACTTTTTATCGAGATGAAGGTTAAAGGCGGATTTTTAAGGGACGAGCAAAAGAGATGGATTAAAGAATTGAATAAACAAGGATATAAGGCTGTTGTGTGCTACTCGGGGGATGAAGCGATAAAAGCTATTAGGGAGTATACAGATGGGTAA
- a CDS encoding phage antirepressor N-terminal domain-containing protein — translation MSAKLQLVKFHSDIIEVVEAEVVENDFVSIAANKSGIVNEKGYFIVVKRVCENLKLHYETQFKKLKSNPTYKTQLVEVSTKGGKQKAFCIPLSKLYAWLYTINPKRVKPEVREKLLKYQEECQDVLYNHFIQKATMHCPASDNLNTRIAGYKGQLALRKKEIERLRFELLACKEKSREDILLQHSILDLAGSLARQQEELQEWAFHLEYVAKRVKDIAKSTEHHLKAFEKYKNAKSNAKAQKQRAKKEMQWERYLLKQKSKKDKSTN, via the coding sequence ATGAGTGCAAAATTACAACTTGTCAAATTCCATTCTGATATTATTGAGGTTGTTGAGGCTGAAGTTGTAGAGAATGATTTTGTTTCTATTGCAGCTAATAAAAGTGGGATTGTTAATGAAAAAGGCTATTTTATAGTTGTAAAGAGAGTTTGTGAAAATTTAAAGCTACATTATGAAACTCAGTTCAAAAAGTTAAAATCTAATCCTACATACAAAACACAGCTTGTAGAAGTTTCTACAAAAGGTGGAAAGCAAAAAGCATTTTGTATTCCCCTTTCAAAATTATATGCTTGGCTTTATACTATCAATCCAAAAAGAGTCAAGCCAGAAGTGAGAGAAAAACTTTTAAAATATCAAGAAGAGTGTCAAGATGTTCTTTACAATCACTTCATCCAAAAAGCCACAATGCATTGCCCAGCCTCAGACAACCTAAACACACGCATAGCAGGCTACAAAGGACAGCTTGCGTTAAGGAAAAAAGAGATTGAGCGATTGAGATTTGAGCTGCTTGCCTGTAAAGAAAAAAGTAGAGAAGATATCCTGCTCCAACACTCTATTCTTGATTTAGCAGGCTCACTTGCAAGACAGCAAGAAGAGCTACAGGAGTGGGCATTCCATCTTGAATATGTAGCCAAAAGAGTTAAAGATATAGCAAAAAGCACAGAGCACCATCTAAAAGCATTTGAAAAATATAAAAATGCAAAATCAAATGCAAAAGCTCAAAAGCAAAGAGCTAAAAAAGAAATGCAATGGGAGAGATATTTACTAAAACAAAAATCAAAAAAGGACAAATCTACAAACTAA
- a CDS encoding helix-turn-helix domain-containing protein has protein sequence MRPIQFHSYDVTPTKGDEMTWEETAKKIDEEAMALAQKSLNRISYEDAAKELGVKEKTIYDYISKGRLKSDKKGYVTRESVEKYKAKRTKNLEAIKQKEIKQTNETTAKQIKPIDEATKEDSADTEYIVTKGELKEALNTAMKLGYEKGKSECKREKIDLKGMLNLIAS, from the coding sequence ATGAGACCGATACAGTTTCACAGCTATGATGTAACACCTACAAAAGGAGATGAGATGACTTGGGAAGAGACTGCTAAAAAAATAGACGAAGAGGCTATGGCTTTAGCTCAAAAATCGCTTAATAGAATCAGCTATGAAGATGCGGCAAAAGAGTTAGGCGTAAAAGAAAAAACAATTTATGACTATATATCAAAAGGAAGGCTTAAAAGCGATAAAAAAGGATATGTAACAAGAGAAAGTGTTGAAAAATATAAAGCAAAAAGAACAAAAAATTTAGAAGCGATAAAACAAAAAGAAATTAAACAAACTAATGAAACAACAGCGAAACAGATAAAGCCGATAGACGAAGCAACAAAAGAAGATAGCGCAGATACCGAATATATAGTAACAAAAGGCGAGCTAAAAGAAGCTCTAAATACAGCTATGAAACTTGGATATGAGAAAGGAAAGAGCGAATGCAAAAGAGAAAAAATAGATCTAAAAGGAATGCTAAATCTAATCGCTTCGTGA
- a CDS encoding terminase small subunit → MGKKLTQKQEKFCLEYVKTGNASEAYRKAYNTKKMKPESVNNKAYELLKKVEITARVEELRQKAEDEAIMSAQELMRFYTEVIRHDEVEMKDRLKAADQLSKLRGDYTQKIEHKGIIPVDVEIVIGKD, encoded by the coding sequence ATGGGTAAAAAGCTAACACAAAAGCAAGAAAAATTTTGCTTAGAGTATGTCAAAACTGGAAACGCTAGCGAGGCGTATAGAAAAGCATATAACACAAAAAAGATGAAACCAGAAAGTGTAAATAACAAAGCCTATGAACTGCTAAAGAAGGTGGAGATTACGGCGAGGGTTGAAGAGCTTAGACAAAAAGCAGAAGATGAAGCTATTATGAGCGCACAGGAGCTTATGCGGTTTTATACTGAAGTGATTAGGCATGATGAAGTAGAAATGAAAGATAGACTAAAAGCCGCAGATCAATTAAGCAAATTAAGAGGTGACTATACTCAAAAGATTGAACATAAAGGGATAATTCCAGTTGATGTGGAGATAGTTATTGGTAAAGATTAA
- a CDS encoding helix-turn-helix domain-containing protein, with the protein MKENERIMQYWYNHKCEFFELLDNLLKKYNIHPIQHAGAIFNDFQHWLQSRNDIKNTNPYFMVDEWLAIRKNTDRLFEEGYDSTPINKIKSEFCMEENKQNNENIVKKVCKELGLTYKQLGERIGVSESSLRSAASTGKISNQVKRAIELYLENLQLKQELEKFEQLKKLLKEITS; encoded by the coding sequence ATGAAGGAAAATGAAAGAATAATGCAATACTGGTATAATCACAAGTGTGAATTTTTTGAATTACTTGATAATTTATTAAAAAAATATAATATACACCCAATTCAACATGCAGGTGCAATATTTAATGATTTCCAACATTGGTTGCAATCACGTAACGATATTAAAAATACAAACCCTTATTTTATGGTGGATGAATGGCTTGCTATTAGAAAAAATACTGATAGATTGTTTGAAGAAGGCTATGATTCAACTCCAATTAATAAAATAAAAAGTGAATTTTGCATGGAAGAGAACAAACAAAATAATGAAAACATAGTAAAAAAAGTTTGTAAAGAGCTGGGACTAACCTATAAACAGCTTGGAGAGCGGATAGGTGTAAGCGAAAGTAGTTTAAGAAGTGCAGCTTCAACAGGTAAAATAAGTAATCAAGTAAAAAGAGCAATCGAACTATATCTTGAAAATCTCCAATTAAAACAAGAGCTTGAAAAATTTGAACAACTCAAAAAACTCCTAAAAGAGATAACTTCTTAA
- a CDS encoding DnaB-like helicase C-terminal domain-containing protein — translation MSFDIEKIALDLKQIRADIEKAKKYDDFESLGNLLEKEANLKLELAKYYKNTTDNNLHIVSLAEAIDEYKNMPKKPKYSTAIEAIDKNLEGGFEMAQMVVFAGEKGAGKTLITNQILYNISAGFKTLIFSLEMPRWKITERFLKKNPSGKILNNLKIADKKFTLSQIENIIRVESKNGTRFFVIDSLMKIQTDKSYRSISEKYSEISNTISRLAIENEVLIFLIAQMSKEDIKNKNLALKNSGDIEYDADIIFYLKKDKDNKNKRILICDKNRQNGNEFSEELYIDKDQLKFNSVIVEEVYKDEWV, via the coding sequence ATGAGTTTTGATATTGAAAAAATTGCTTTAGATTTAAAACAGATAAGAGCGGATATAGAAAAAGCAAAAAAATATGATGATTTTGAATCATTGGGAAATCTTTTAGAAAAAGAAGCAAATCTAAAGCTTGAACTTGCAAAATACTACAAAAACACAACTGACAATAATCTCCATATAGTTTCTCTTGCAGAGGCAATCGATGAATATAAGAATATGCCAAAAAAACCAAAATATTCAACAGCAATTGAAGCAATCGATAAAAATCTTGAAGGCGGTTTTGAAATGGCTCAAATGGTTGTTTTTGCAGGGGAAAAAGGAGCTGGCAAAACTCTTATTACAAATCAGATTCTTTATAACATATCAGCAGGTTTTAAAACTTTAATATTTAGCCTTGAGATGCCAAGATGGAAAATAACTGAAAGATTTTTAAAGAAAAACCCATCTGGGAAAATATTAAATAATCTAAAAATAGCTGATAAAAAATTTACTCTTTCACAGATTGAGAACATTATAAGAGTTGAGTCTAAAAATGGAACTAGATTTTTTGTTATTGATTCTCTAATGAAGATCCAGACAGATAAAAGCTATAGAAGTATTTCTGAAAAATACTCTGAAATATCTAACACGATTAGCAGACTTGCGATAGAAAATGAAGTATTGATTTTTTTAATCGCTCAAATGAGCAAGGAAGATATAAAAAATAAAAATTTAGCGCTTAAAAACAGTGGAGATATTGAATACGATGCAGATATTATCTTTTATCTAAAAAAAGATAAAGACAATAAAAATAAACGAATTTTAATTTGTGACAAAAACAGGCAAAACGGGAATGAATTCAGTGAAGAGCTCTACATCGATAAAGATCAACTGAAATTTAATAGTGTAATAGTCGAGGAAGTATATAAAGATGAATGGGTATAA
- a CDS encoding DnaB-like helicase N-terminal domain-containing protein, with product MNTQISIERAILSTILNLDFTLYDDQKKIIDFKIEEKYFSHPNHRKIAIMINKCKEFNLPPSSTILEDKFNIENMDNYFKNDYLEVLAANNLTFESFKKYYEHLKSKFSKNILKAIV from the coding sequence GTGAACACTCAAATCTCAATTGAAAGAGCAATACTCTCAACCATATTGAATCTTGATTTCACTCTTTATGATGATCAGAAAAAGATTATTGATTTTAAAATTGAGGAGAAATATTTTTCTCATCCAAATCATAGAAAAATTGCAATAATGATAAATAAATGTAAAGAGTTTAATCTTCCGCCTTCTTCAACAATATTGGAGGATAAGTTTAATATCGAAAATATGGATAATTATTTTAAAAATGATTATCTTGAAGTATTAGCTGCAAATAATTTAACTTTTGAAAGTTTTAAAAAATATTACGAACATTTAAAGTCCAAGTTTTCAAAAAATATTTTAAAGGCAATTGTATGA
- a CDS encoding HU family DNA-binding protein, which translates to MITKTQLLNEIANELSQEYKGMTKKAIKTIASSILNKISEHLQNGEDIRIIGFASFRVRKKKGDKIKVFDFETAQMREITLKRNIITARISKKAR; encoded by the coding sequence ATGATAACCAAAACTCAACTACTCAATGAAATAGCTAACGAGCTAAGTCAGGAATACAAAGGTATGACAAAAAAAGCTATTAAGACAATAGCCTCTTCTATTTTAAACAAAATAAGCGAACACCTGCAAAATGGCGAAGATATAAGAATTATTGGTTTTGCAAGCTTCAGAGTGAGAAAAAAGAAAGGCGATAAGATAAAAGTTTTTGATTTTGAAACCGCTCAGATGAGAGAAATAACTTTAAAAAGAAACATTATAACCGCAAGAATATCTAAAAAGGCGAGATGA